TATGGCAAATAAGTCTTGTCCGGCTGAATTCATGTATCATAACTTAGCTATAGAGGTTAACGTTATACATCAGGCATGGCTTTCTGGAGTAAAAAAACTGCTTTTTCTAGGTAGTTCCTGTATATATCCTAGAATGGCACCTCAGCCGATAAAAGAGGAATACCTATTGACCGGTCCTCTCGAAACAACAAACGAGGCCTACGCACTGGCTAAAATATCCGGCCTTAAAATGTGCGAATACTACAATAGGCAGTATGGCGCAGACTTCATATCTGTTATGCCTACCAATCTCTACGGTCCAGGAGATAACTTCGATTTGGAGAGTTCTCATGTCCTTCCCGCTATGATACGAAAATTTGATGACGCCAAGAGAGAGGGCAAGCCGACTGTTACCCTATGGGGAACCGGAGCTCCCAGAAGGGAGTTCCTACACGTGGACGATATGGCGAGCGCATGTTTGCATGTCATGGAAAATTACAAAGATCCAGAGTTCGTAAACATAGGGGTTGGGAAGGACATATCGATAAAGGAGCTAGCCGAGATGGTGAAGGAAATAGTTGGGTTTGGAGGGGATATAGAATGGGACCTATCCAAGCCCGATGGTACTCCCAGAAAACTTCTGGATATAGGGAAGCTGGCTGCCTCAGGGTGGAAGCCATCGATATCCCTAAAAGACGGCATAGTTGATACTTACCGTTGGTATGCGGAAAATCGTTCTTGTTAGAGGTCAATGCAATGAATAACGATATAAAAAAACTGCGTGCCCTCATACTGGCAGGAGGAGGAGGGACCAGGCTGTGGCCCCTCTCAAGGGAAGAGGTCCCAAAACAGTTTTTGAAACTCGCAGGGGACCAAAGCCTCCTTCAGACCACCATAAAAAGGCTCCTGCCCCTCTGCGGCCAAGAGGGCATAAAAATAGTCGCAGGGGAGAGATGGGACAGCCAGATAGCCTACCAGGCCTCCGACGTAGGCCTAAAAGGTGACATACTGGTACTGGAGCCGGAGGGCAAAAACACCGCCCCCGCCATAGCCCTGGGGCTGGCCCACCTGATGGAAAAAGGTGCAACCAGGGAAACTCCGGTCCTGGTGTGTCCCAGCGACCACATAATTCAAAACGAAAAAGCCTTTCACGATGCACTGAAGCTGGGGCTACTGGCGCTGGAAGAGGGAAAACTGGTAACCTTCGGCATAGTCCCAGACGCCCCGGAGACCGGATTTGGCTACATAAAAAAAGGCGAAGACCGAGGAGGTTGGCACGACGTTTCCCAGTTCGTCGAAAAGCCGGACCTAAAAAAAGCAACAGAATACATCCAAAGCGGCCAATACCTGTGGAACGGTGGGATATTCCTCTTTCGGGCCGGGGACATGATAGACTCCTTCAAAGAACACCTTCCGGAGATAGCGAGGCTCATGGAGTGTGGGGAGAGGGCCATGGTCGAGGGATTCAAAGACCTTCCCTCGGTCTCCATAGACTACGGCATAATGGAAAAAGCCCCCTCCGTGGCGGTGGTCCCGCTGGACGCCTGCTGGTCCGACCTGGGGAGCTGGGACGCCATCTACCAGCAGGGGGAAAAAGACGGCAACCGCAACGTCCTCAAAGGGGACGTACTGGCCGATAGGTCGGAAGGATGCCTGGTCCAAGGGGACAGACGGCTTATAGCCCTGTCTGGAGTCAGCGACCTGCTGGTGGTGGACACCGCCGACGCCCTGTTCATAGCCCCTAGAGGGACATCCCAATCGGTCAAAGACGTAGTCTCCACCCTGAAAGAACGGTCCAGACCGGAGATAACCCAGGCCCCCGAAAGCGCCAGGAGATGGGGAGACTATAGAATCCTCCACGAAGGGGACGGCATAAAGGTAAAGAGGATAACCGTCCACCCGGGAAAGGCCCTGAGCCTCCAGTATCACCACCACAGGACGGAACACTGGATAGTGGTAAAAGGCACCGCCCAGGTCGAAAGGGACGGAGAGACCTTCTACCTCCACGAAGGAGAAAGCACCTTCATCCAGAAAAACCAGCTCCACAGGCTCATAAACCCCGGAAAGATCTCCCTCGAGATAATAGAAGTCCAAAACGGGCCGTATCTGGGGGAGGACGATATATTCAGAGTGGAGGAATAACCCTTGCGAAAACTTGCTTTAGTGGGCTCCAGAGTTTTCTGTGACGATAAATACCTTTACGGTGAGAGTTCTTCTGATCCCGATAGACGATTGTCCTGTATGAGGGATTTCAAAGATAAGCTCCGTAATGAGGGCATAGACCTAGTTTACTGGGAGGACGTGCCCAGCAAAGATGTGTGGGGTTACCTGTTTTTTAACTATAAAGAAAAAGACTTTAAGAGGATTGCCAAGGACAAACAGGGAGGTTTTCTCGCCCTTTTAGTTTGCGAGAGCGAGGTAGTATCGCCAGAGAATTGGTCTCCCAAAGTTCAAGAAAAGTTCGACATAATCTTTACCTGGGATGCCCGACCTTTGCCCGAAACCATAAAGCCCCGTTATATCAGGTATTTCCTGCCAAATGACCTTTCGAATCGTCAGGATTCACCTTCTTTTTCCGACAGGGAGAAACTGATCGTCATGGTGGCTGCCAATAAATGGAAGCGTCGGACGAAGGAGCTCTATACCGAGAGATTCAAGGCCATAAGGTGGTTTATGGAAAAACACCCCGAGGACCTGGATCTTTATGGTTATGACTGGAAATACGGGGTAGCTAAAAAGGCCTTGGAGATTGTCAGGAACACCTTTCGAGCTATAGGTGGTAAACCTACTAGACCGGTCGATGTGTCCTCGATTTACAGGGGCCCTGTGTCGGTTAAGAGAGATGTCCTCAAAAGATACAGGTTTTGCCTGTGCTACGAGAACGCAAGAGATATCCCGGGGTACGTTACAGAGAAAATATTTGATTGTTTTCTAGCCGGAGTGGTGCCCATATATATGGGATGGGAGGGAATCTCCGACCTCATCCCTAACGGGGCTTTCATAAACTTTCGGTCCTTTAGAGATTATGACCATATGTACGAGGAAATATCAACTATGACAGAGGACGAGTGGAATGGCTATCTGTCTGAGGCCCGAAATTTTCTCGATAGTGACAAGGCAAATCTCTTTCACTCTTCTTGTTTCTCCGATACGTTGGTCTATGGATTGACCCATTTTGACGTCGGAGAGTGATGTTGTGATTTCTGTAGTTATAGTTACCAAGGACAGAGCTGATGCTTTGAGGACCGTCTCTCTTCCATCCTTCCTGAAGCAGAAATTTGACGATTTTAAGATGTTCTATGGGATTTTTAGGTTTTTTTAAAAAAAGATTGCAATGTTTATATCTCCAGCATATTTGATTTTATAGCTGGAAGTCTATCGGATAAGTTTAGGCTAGCGTTCATAGCTGGTAACTTAGTAGATTTAACCTCTAGCCAG
The Dethiosulfovibrio salsuginis genome window above contains:
- a CDS encoding mannose-1-phosphate guanylyltransferase/mannose-6-phosphate isomerase, coding for MNNDIKKLRALILAGGGGTRLWPLSREEVPKQFLKLAGDQSLLQTTIKRLLPLCGQEGIKIVAGERWDSQIAYQASDVGLKGDILVLEPEGKNTAPAIALGLAHLMEKGATRETPVLVCPSDHIIQNEKAFHDALKLGLLALEEGKLVTFGIVPDAPETGFGYIKKGEDRGGWHDVSQFVEKPDLKKATEYIQSGQYLWNGGIFLFRAGDMIDSFKEHLPEIARLMECGERAMVEGFKDLPSVSIDYGIMEKAPSVAVVPLDACWSDLGSWDAIYQQGEKDGNRNVLKGDVLADRSEGCLVQGDRRLIALSGVSDLLVVDTADALFIAPRGTSQSVKDVVSTLKERSRPEITQAPESARRWGDYRILHEGDGIKVKRITVHPGKALSLQYHHHRTEHWIVVKGTAQVERDGETFYLHEGESTFIQKNQLHRLINPGKISLEIIEVQNGPYLGEDDIFRVEE
- a CDS encoding glycosyltransferase family 10 domain-containing protein, with the translated sequence MRKLALVGSRVFCDDKYLYGESSSDPDRRLSCMRDFKDKLRNEGIDLVYWEDVPSKDVWGYLFFNYKEKDFKRIAKDKQGGFLALLVCESEVVSPENWSPKVQEKFDIIFTWDARPLPETIKPRYIRYFLPNDLSNRQDSPSFSDREKLIVMVAANKWKRRTKELYTERFKAIRWFMEKHPEDLDLYGYDWKYGVAKKALEIVRNTFRAIGGKPTRPVDVSSIYRGPVSVKRDVLKRYRFCLCYENARDIPGYVTEKIFDCFLAGVVPIYMGWEGISDLIPNGAFINFRSFRDYDHMYEEISTMTEDEWNGYLSEARNFLDSDKANLFHSSCFSDTLVYGLTHFDVGE
- a CDS encoding GDP-L-fucose synthase family protein translates to MKKIYVAGHNGLVGSAIVKSFKKNGYENILVKSHEELDLTDQCDVSRFFEKEEPEWVILAAAKVGGIMANKSCPAEFMYHNLAIEVNVIHQAWLSGVKKLLFLGSSCIYPRMAPQPIKEEYLLTGPLETTNEAYALAKISGLKMCEYYNRQYGADFISVMPTNLYGPGDNFDLESSHVLPAMIRKFDDAKREGKPTVTLWGTGAPRREFLHVDDMASACLHVMENYKDPEFVNIGVGKDISIKELAEMVKEIVGFGGDIEWDLSKPDGTPRKLLDIGKLAASGWKPSISLKDGIVDTYRWYAENRSC